The following are from one region of the Salicibibacter kimchii genome:
- a CDS encoding YtrH family sporulation protein, protein MFTRDFLATLVLDFFVAFGVVLGGAIIGGIGAFMIGKPPLATIHDLAGSLKIWALVAAIGGTFDAITSLERGLFYGTHIDIYKTVCMILAALSGANVGTLIIQWITQEQIHP, encoded by the coding sequence ATGTTTACCAGAGATTTTTTGGCTACATTGGTTCTGGACTTTTTCGTTGCCTTCGGGGTGGTGCTAGGCGGGGCCATTATCGGAGGGATTGGCGCTTTTATGATCGGAAAACCGCCACTTGCAACCATTCACGATTTAGCCGGGAGCCTGAAAATTTGGGCACTTGTTGCTGCCATCGGGGGGACGTTTGACGCGATCACCAGCTTGGAGCGCGGGCTCTTTTACGGCACACATATTGATATATATAAAACCGTCTGTATGATTTTAGCCGCTTTATCCGGCGCAAATGTTGGCACTTTAATTATCCAATGGATTACACAGGAACAGATACACCCATGA
- the ytrI gene encoding sporulation membrane protein YtrI: MRIPPYYKRPGWQRFLAGVIIGTLIGWCIFLYQFGKVHEEMVVELGKNELQIEQLQRNLESLREREQEETNGDDFIIEEISIVFENEDESRLSELALYDIEQQAKEELEHLLDQELESVAENRELLVRTIENKRYPSNDYEYNLIVHQVTLYRTLELHVEVVPVSDD; the protein is encoded by the coding sequence ATGAGAATCCCTCCCTATTACAAACGTCCGGGCTGGCAACGTTTTTTGGCAGGTGTCATTATCGGCACGTTGATTGGCTGGTGCATTTTCCTTTATCAGTTTGGCAAAGTGCATGAAGAGATGGTCGTGGAACTCGGGAAAAATGAATTGCAAATCGAGCAACTGCAACGAAATCTCGAATCTCTAAGGGAACGGGAACAAGAAGAAACTAACGGCGATGATTTCATCATTGAAGAGATTTCCATTGTCTTTGAAAATGAAGACGAAAGCCGCCTTAGCGAGCTCGCGCTATATGACATCGAACAACAGGCCAAGGAAGAATTGGAACACCTGTTAGACCAAGAACTGGAAAGTGTCGCCGAAAATCGCGAGCTGCTCGTGAGGACCATTGAAAATAAACGTTATCCATCCAATGATTATGAATACAACTTGATTGTGCATCAAGTAACCCTCTATCGAACGTTGGAACTCCATGTAGAGGTAGTCCCCGTTTCCGATGATTGA